In Populus alba chromosome 1, ASM523922v2, whole genome shotgun sequence, a single window of DNA contains:
- the LOC118039143 gene encoding GATA transcription factor 26 isoform X1 — MVMMKKERDMGKQGPCCHCGVTSTPLWRNGPPEKPVLCNACGSRWRTKGTLANYTPLHARAGPDDYEDHRVSRLKSISMNKNREVKLLKRKPNYDHRVAEGVALDYNEGYRKVVDEDTSNRSSSGSAISNSESCAQFGSADASDLTGPAQSVVWDSLVPSRKRTCVNRPKQSPVEKLTKDLYTILHEQQSSCFSGSSEEDLLFDNETPMVSVEIGHGSVLIRHPSSIRDEESEASSLSVENKQYSTNEAYSHPVILPVHSENKSVNMAYPITVKTKNLSGQGMQQEQLNRDKSPHENVHILGSHNSPLCSVDLNDILNFEEFARHLTNEEQQHLLKYLPPLDTAKLPNSIKSMFDSPQFKENINCYQQLLSEGVFDLSFLEAKTEDCKTLKRLTLSNLSKSKWVERYHLLKKCKNSTGKSLVGKGPNPNVVASSNLVGAKRSRDNLSQKFSEAKSMKSPKRIVMKATYEIKELIDNDGSCFSPRSLFALPPDGSSLMLDSLHFVDESSDQDLLLDIPSNGSFAQAELLYPTNNSFGQQASTSSSSIYPHLGCP; from the exons ATGGTGATGAT gaaaaaagagagagatatgGGCAAGCAAGGACCTTGCTGTCACTGTGGAGTTACAA GCACACCTCTTTGGCGCAATGGGCCTCCTGAGAAGCCAGTTCTGTGCAATGCATGTGGATCACGATGGAGGACAAAGGGAACACTAGCAAACTATACCCCTCTCCATGCCCGGGCTGGCCCTGATGATTATGAGGATCACAGGGTCTCTAGGTTGAAGAGTATATCTATGAACAAGAACAGAGAAGTGAAACTGCTCAAAAGAAAGCCAAATTATGATCATAGGGTTGCTGAAGGTGTTGCTCTGGATTACAACGAAGGTTATAGAAAGGTTGTAGATGAAGACACTAGTAACAGGTCAAGTTCTGGGTCAGCCATATCCAACTCAGAGAGTTGTGCACAATTTGGCAGTGCAGATGCAAGTGATTTGACAG GTCCAGCCCAATCGGTTGTGTGGGACTCCTTGGTACCTTCTAGGAAGAGGACCTGTGTCAATCGGCCAAAGCAATCTCCAGTTGAGAAGCTTACAAAAGATTTATACACTATTTTGCATGAGCAGCAGTCGTCATGCTTCTCTGGCTCTTCAGAAGAGGATTTGCTTTTTGACAACGAAACTCCAATGGTTTCTGTTGAGATAGGACATGGAAGTGTTCTCATTAGACATCCAAGCTCAATTCGAGATGAGGAATCCGAAGCTAGCTCCCTTTCTGTCGAGAACAAACAATACTCGACAAATGAGGCCTATTCCCATCCTGTGATCCTTCCTGTACATAGTGAAAACAAGAGTGTCAATATGGCATATCCTATTACTGTAAAAACTAAGAACCTCAGCGGACAAGGGATGCAGCAAGAACAACTTAATAG GGACAAGTCTCCACATGAAAATGTACACATCCTGGGAAGTCATAATTCACCACTTTGCAGTGTTGATTTGAAT GATATTCTTAACTTTGAGGAGTTTGCAAGACACTTGACAAATGAAGAGCAGCAGCACTTACTAAAATATCTACCTCCACTTGATACTGCCAAACTTCCCAACAG CATCAAAAGCATGTTTGATAGCCCACAATTCAAGGAAAACATAAATTGCTATCAGCAACTGCTTTCAGAAGGAGTCTTTGATCTCTCCTTCTTAGAAGCAAAAACTGAGGACTGTAAGACTTTGAAAAGGCTTACACTGTCCAATTTGTCAAAGTCCAAATGGGTGGAGCGTTATCATCTACTCAAG AAGTGTAAAAATAGCACTGGGAAGTCTCTTGTTGGAAAGGGACCAAATCCAAATGTTGTTGCATCGAGTAATTTAGTTGGTGCCAAAAGATCACGTGACAACCTAAGTCAGAAGTTTTCAG AAGCAAAGTCAATGAAGAGCCCCAAGAGGATTGTCATGAAGGCTACCTATGAGATCAAAGAACTCATAGACAATGATGGTTCTTGCTTTAGTCCAAGAAGCCTATTTGCCTTGCCTCCTGATGGCAGTTCCCTCATGCTGGATTCTCTCCATTTTGTGGATGAAAGTTCTGATCAGGACCTGCTGCTGGACATACCATCCAATGGTTCATTTGCACAGGCAGAGCTCCTTTACCCAACTAATAATAGTTTTGGCCAACAGGCTAGCACTAGTAGTAGCTCGATATACCCGCACCTAGGCTGCCCGTAA
- the LOC118039143 gene encoding GATA transcription factor 26 isoform X2, with the protein MNKNREVKLLKRKPNYDHRVAEGVALDYNEGYRKVVDEDTSNRSSSGSAISNSESCAQFGSADASDLTGPAQSVVWDSLVPSRKRTCVNRPKQSPVEKLTKDLYTILHEQQSSCFSGSSEEDLLFDNETPMVSVEIGHGSVLIRHPSSIRDEESEASSLSVENKQYSTNEAYSHPVILPVHSENKSVNMAYPITVKTKNLSGQGMQQEQLNRDKSPHENVHILGSHNSPLCSVDLNDILNFEEFARHLTNEEQQHLLKYLPPLDTAKLPNSIKSMFDSPQFKENINCYQQLLSEGVFDLSFLEAKTEDCKTLKRLTLSNLSKSKWVERYHLLKKCKNSTGKSLVGKGPNPNVVASSNLVGAKRSRDNLSQKFSEAKSMKSPKRIVMKATYEIKELIDNDGSCFSPRSLFALPPDGSSLMLDSLHFVDESSDQDLLLDIPSNGSFAQAELLYPTNNSFGQQASTSSSSIYPHLGCP; encoded by the exons ATGAACAAGAACAGAGAAGTGAAACTGCTCAAAAGAAAGCCAAATTATGATCATAGGGTTGCTGAAGGTGTTGCTCTGGATTACAACGAAGGTTATAGAAAGGTTGTAGATGAAGACACTAGTAACAGGTCAAGTTCTGGGTCAGCCATATCCAACTCAGAGAGTTGTGCACAATTTGGCAGTGCAGATGCAAGTGATTTGACAG GTCCAGCCCAATCGGTTGTGTGGGACTCCTTGGTACCTTCTAGGAAGAGGACCTGTGTCAATCGGCCAAAGCAATCTCCAGTTGAGAAGCTTACAAAAGATTTATACACTATTTTGCATGAGCAGCAGTCGTCATGCTTCTCTGGCTCTTCAGAAGAGGATTTGCTTTTTGACAACGAAACTCCAATGGTTTCTGTTGAGATAGGACATGGAAGTGTTCTCATTAGACATCCAAGCTCAATTCGAGATGAGGAATCCGAAGCTAGCTCCCTTTCTGTCGAGAACAAACAATACTCGACAAATGAGGCCTATTCCCATCCTGTGATCCTTCCTGTACATAGTGAAAACAAGAGTGTCAATATGGCATATCCTATTACTGTAAAAACTAAGAACCTCAGCGGACAAGGGATGCAGCAAGAACAACTTAATAG GGACAAGTCTCCACATGAAAATGTACACATCCTGGGAAGTCATAATTCACCACTTTGCAGTGTTGATTTGAAT GATATTCTTAACTTTGAGGAGTTTGCAAGACACTTGACAAATGAAGAGCAGCAGCACTTACTAAAATATCTACCTCCACTTGATACTGCCAAACTTCCCAACAG CATCAAAAGCATGTTTGATAGCCCACAATTCAAGGAAAACATAAATTGCTATCAGCAACTGCTTTCAGAAGGAGTCTTTGATCTCTCCTTCTTAGAAGCAAAAACTGAGGACTGTAAGACTTTGAAAAGGCTTACACTGTCCAATTTGTCAAAGTCCAAATGGGTGGAGCGTTATCATCTACTCAAG AAGTGTAAAAATAGCACTGGGAAGTCTCTTGTTGGAAAGGGACCAAATCCAAATGTTGTTGCATCGAGTAATTTAGTTGGTGCCAAAAGATCACGTGACAACCTAAGTCAGAAGTTTTCAG AAGCAAAGTCAATGAAGAGCCCCAAGAGGATTGTCATGAAGGCTACCTATGAGATCAAAGAACTCATAGACAATGATGGTTCTTGCTTTAGTCCAAGAAGCCTATTTGCCTTGCCTCCTGATGGCAGTTCCCTCATGCTGGATTCTCTCCATTTTGTGGATGAAAGTTCTGATCAGGACCTGCTGCTGGACATACCATCCAATGGTTCATTTGCACAGGCAGAGCTCCTTTACCCAACTAATAATAGTTTTGGCCAACAGGCTAGCACTAGTAGTAGCTCGATATACCCGCACCTAGGCTGCCCGTAA